A genome region from Portunus trituberculatus isolate SZX2019 chromosome 40, ASM1759143v1, whole genome shotgun sequence includes the following:
- the LOC123515817 gene encoding organic cation transporter protein-like, producing MEETPTKKTAAETAAMDPAHTVSTFEDLLELAGTRGRWNILMFCMCSISSFTAALPALSYQFLGATPDHWCSVQPLLEANWTQQQILSFAIPFSNSTGKYESCSMYDLNYAAAAEAGYDDAMADRWSLVGDSNDTIKCQSRDFNLTQYKSTVVTEWDLVCERRVLYSSTQSVVMGGKLLGYIVFGYLIDQLGRRPLVLFCTALNILSSFLIAASPNVETYIFFKFVITMMDAGQYLGLFVFTMETCATKYRAAAGTLFVIPWALGYMAVPGIAYVARTWKVLQLAYAIPTLLAISFFVWLPESPRWLIIRGRHEEALKIMTQVAKVNKKTLPSDDQVLFVMKNIAQKPEAEDTDKDKGMLARVKLTLRQLLILFILPEFTVRSLVVIFCWCGASMVYYGLALNADNINTDPYLYVFLGGVLEVPSYLLLWLALIYIGRKKALSSLFLICGIFIFVLMTLIIVKLPGSEWAVVTFSQGGKVAITAGFQLAWMFTAELYPTCYRSYAVGMGSVFARVGAMASPYINDILGLKAAWGPSALFGSVSVLAAIVTLLLSETGDSNLSEPTNSLATKGKKDVSQNNSVTKAHENLSYVAED from the exons CATCATTCACCGCAGCGCTGCCAGCATTATCTTATCAGTTCTTGGGTGCGACACCTGACCACTGGTGCAGCGTGCAGCCCTTGCTTGAGGCTAACTGGACGCAGCAACAAATATTAAGCTTCGCCATACCCTTCAG TAACTCAACGGGGAAGTATGAGAGCTGCTCTATGTATGACTTGAACTACGCAGCGGCGGCGGAGGCAGGCTATGATGATGCCATGGCCGACAGGTGGTCCTTAGTTGGAGATTCCAACGACACCATCAAGTGCCAGTCGAGAGACTTCAACCTTACTCAGTACAAGTCCACCGTCGTCACGGAG TGGGACCTGGTGTGTGAACGGCGCGTCCTCTACTCCAGCACGCAGTCTGTCGTCATGGGCGGAAAACTGCTTGGCTACATCGTGTTTGGTTACCTCATTGATCA ATTGGGCCGTCGACCGCTGGTGCTGTTTTGCACTGCCCTCAATATCTTATCATCCTTCCTCATTGCTGCGTCCCCCAACGTTGAAACCTATATATTCTTTAAGTTCGTTATAACAATGATGGATGCCGGCCAGTATCTTGGTCTGTTCGTCTTCA CAATGGAAACCTGCGCTACGAAATATCGCGCTGCTGCGGGCACCTTATTCGTGATTCCCTGGGCCTTGGGTTACATGGCAGTGCCGGGGATAGCTTACGTGGCTCGCACATGGAAAGTGTTGCAGTTAGCTTACGCCATCCCTACGCTTCTTGCTATCTCATTCTTTGT GTGGTTGCCAGAATCTCCACGATGGCTCATTATCAGAGGCCGCCACGAGGAGGCGCTGAAAATTATGACGCAGGTGGCCAAGGTGAACAAGAAAACACTGCCGTCAGATGACCAAGTCCTGTTTGTTATGAAAAACATCGCACAAAAA CCTGAGGCAGAGGACACAGACAAGGATAAGGGAATGCTGGCCCGCGTGAAACTGACCCTCAGGCAACTCCTTATCCTGTTTATCCTTCCTGAGTTCACGGTCAGATCCTTGGTCGTGATCTTCTGCTGGTGCGGAGCCTCAATGGTTTATTATGGACTGGCCCTCAACGCAGACAATATCAA CACTGACCCATACCTGTACGTGTTCCTCGGGGGAGTCCTGGAGGTGCCATCATACTTGCTGCTGTGGCTGGCTCTCATCTACATCGGCAGAAAGAAAGCTCTCTCTTCACTGTTCTTGATTTGTGGAATCTTCATCTTCGTGTTGATGACCCTGATTATCGTGAAGCTTCCAG GAAGTGAATGGGCTGTGGTGACCTTCTCCCAGGGTGGCAAGGTGGCCATCACAGCTGGTTTCCAGTTAGCATGGATGTTCACTGCAGAACTGTACCCGACTTGTTACCGCTCCTATGCAGTGGGAATGGGCAGCGTGTTCGCCAGGGTAGGAGCAATGGCTTCTCCATACATCAATGATATCCTG GGATTGAAAGCGGCATGGGGACCTTCCGCTCTATTTGGGTCAGTGTCTGTACTGGCTGCCATCGTCACACTGCTGCTGTCTGAGACTGGAGATTCTAACCTCTCTGAGCCCACAAACTCTTTAGCcaccaaaggaaagaaagatgtctCACAAAACAACAGTGTCACAAAAGCACATGAAAATTTATCGTATGTTGCAGAAGACTGA